Proteins from one Aythya fuligula isolate bAytFul2 chromosome 23, bAytFul2.pri, whole genome shotgun sequence genomic window:
- the LSM10 gene encoding U7 snRNA-associated Sm-like protein LSm10, translating to MEVSHSVKERTIAENSLVILLQGLHGHVTTVDLRDESTATGRVTNVDAFMNMRLAQVTFTDRRGAESHLDELFVTGRNVRYVHIPEQVDIRATIKRQLQLIHRVRYFGGRDKGRREFPRAKHK from the coding sequence ATGGAGGTGAGCCACTCGGTGAAGGAGCGCACCATCGCCGAGAACAGCCTGGTCATCCTGCTGCAGGGCCTGCACGGCCACGTCACCACCGTGGACCTGCGCGACGAGAGCACGGCCACGGGGCGCGTCACCAACGTGGACGCCTTCATGAACATGCGGCTGGCCCAGGTCACCTTCACCGACCGGCGGGGGGCCGAGTCCCACCTGGACGAGCTCTTCGTCACCGGCAGGAACGTGCGCTACGTGCACATCCCCGAGCAGGTGGACATCAGGGCCACCATCAAGCGGCAGCTGCAGCTCATCCACCGCGTCCGCTACTTCGGCGGCCGCGACAAGGGGCGCAGGGAGTTCCCCCGCGCCAAGCACAAGTGA